A genomic stretch from Halichoerus grypus chromosome 5, mHalGry1.hap1.1, whole genome shotgun sequence includes:
- the KPRP gene encoding keratinocyte proline-rich protein translates to MGDQQQIQCCLPLPQCCVKGSSFYPSQFPSAKSQVVVQAPCEMQIVECPTSCPVQVSQVKCQAPCQSQTTQVKCQAPCQSKTTQAKCQASSQSKTTQVKCQAPCQSQISCVQCQAPCQPEVSCVQCEAPCPVQTCYVECTPVCYTETYVECPGQTFVPRPAPQPVQTYVACPPVSQTQGRFSTPCQYQGSHGRYVLQRQSPASYSNCAPQFQSGTYYSNCAPQRQSRASFSTCAPQCQARGSYGSFPAQRRSQSTSRCLRPRQLQPSYHSCSPPRRSEPCYSSWLPSACSSSSYNYCTPPRRSEPIYSSGCPRGPTSGCSRRCGPKCRIEISSPCCPRQVPPQKCPVQIPPIRRCSESCAPRPSWGASCPELRPRVESRPLPSFCPPRRLDQSPERSLQRCPLPAPRSCLHPAPRPYPRPEPRARPEPRPCPPPRQCSEPCLCPEPRPAPCAVPHLRPVQREFPESRPCPQPCELPERYLLPEPIPLSAPCPSPEPCVEPRRCPSPCSGPNPIPCRGDLGCHESSPCCLDTEAPSCGPAGYNQWQGSGDSFGPCDGIPEPQGFSDCGDQGGTCIGLKRGSSVGTRGAYF, encoded by the coding sequence ATGGGTGACCAGCAGCAGATTCAGTgttgcctgcccctcccccagtgctgtGTGAAGGGttcctccttctacccctcccagTTCCCCAGTGCCAAGAGCCAGGTGGTGGTCCAAGCCCCTTGTGAGATGCAAATTGTGGAGTGTCCCACATCATGCCCAGTTCAAGTTTCCCAGGTAAAATGCCAGGCTCCATGCCAGTCCCAGACTACGCAGGTGAAGTGCCAGGCTCCATGCCAGTCTAAGACCACCCAAGCAAAGTGCCAGGCCTCAAGCCAGTCTAAGACCACCCAGGTGAAGTGCCAGGCTCCATGCCAGTCTCAAATTTCCTGTGTTCAATGCCAGGCTCCATGCCAGCCTGAGGTGTCCTGTGTGCAATGTGAAGCTCCATGCCCTGTTCAGACCTGCTATGTAGAATGTACTCCAGTTTGTTATACAGAAACTTATGTGGAATGCCCAGGCCAGACCTTTGTACCCCGTCCAGCTCCTCAGCCTGTCCAGACTTACGTGGCTTGTCCCCCAGTTTCCCAGACTCAGGGAAGATTCTCAACCCCGTGCCAGTATCAGGGCTCCCATGGCAGATACGTCTTGCAGCGTCAGTCCCCGGCTTCCTACAGCAACTGCGCCCCACAGTTCCAATCCGGGACTTACTACAGCAACTGCGCCCCCCAGCGTCAGTCCCGGGCTTCATTTAGCACTTGCGCACCCCAGTGCCAGGCCCGAGGCTCTTATGGGAGCTTCCCCGCCCAGCGTCGCTCCCAGAGCACCAGCAGATGCCTCCGTCCTCGCCAGCTGCAACCTTCTTACCACAGCTGTTCCCCTCCACGACGGTCTGAGCCCTGCTACAGCAGCTGGCTGCCATCAGCATGTTCTTCGAGTTCCTATAACTACTGCACCCCACCGCGCCGCTCTGAGCCCATCTATAGCAGTGGCTGTCCTCGGGGTCCCACTTCAGGCTGCTCTCGGAGATGTGGTCCCAAGTGCCGGATAGAGATTTCCTCCCCCTGCTGCCCCAGGCAGGTCCCCCCGCAAAAGTGTCCGGTTCAGATTCCCCCCATCAGACGCTGCTCTGAGAGTTGTGCCCCACGACCCTCCTGGGGTGCCTCCTGCCCGGAGCTGAGGCCACGTGTAGAGTCACGTCCACTCCCAAGTTTCTGTCCACCACGGCGTCTGGACCAAAGTCCAGAGAGATCACTGCAGCGATGCCCACTTCCTGCCCCACGTTCATGTCTACATCCTGCTCCACGGCCATATCCACGCCCAGAACCACGTGCAAGACCAGAGCCCCGCCCATGTCCTCCACCGCGGCAATGTTCCGAACCCTGTCTGTGTCCAGAACCACGTCCAGCCCCGTGCGCAGTCCCACATCTTAGACCAGTGCAGCGTGAATTTCCCGAGTCACGTCCATGTCCACAGCCCTGTGAGCTCCCAGAACGTTATTTACTTCCAGAGCCAATTCCCCTTTCGGCACCCTGCCCGAGCCCAGAGCCCTGTGTGGAGCCTCGGCGCTGTCCCAGCCCATGTTCGGGACCAAATCCAATCCCATGCCGAGGAGACCTAGGCTGTCATGAGTCCAGCCCATGCTGCCTAGACACTGAGGCCCCCAGCTGTGGCCCAGCGGGTTATAACCAGTGGCAAGGAAGTGGTGACAGCTTTGGACCTTGTGATGGGATTCCAGAGCCACAGGGTTTCAGTGATTGTGGAGACCAAGGAGGCACCTGTATTGGACTGAAACGAGGTTCTTCTGTTGGAACAAGGGGGGCTTATTTTTAA